A genomic region of Cyprinus carpio isolate SPL01 chromosome B11, ASM1834038v1, whole genome shotgun sequence contains the following coding sequences:
- the LOC109098523 gene encoding protein snail homolog Sna-like, with protein sequence MPRSFLVKKYFTSKRPNYSELECQNDTLPDRYPLAELPAVTSNFPVTCLTTGLVWDVSLLPSLHDPTSPSTLSSSQGPLDLSSPSSVSCSSSGEEDEGRTSDPPSPDSSDTYHPQQTSRPRRNSKNRAGQREDKSEATVPATRPAFFCKHCPKEYNSLGALKMHIRSHTLPCVCPTCGKAFSRPWLLRGHIRTHTGERPFSCPHCNRAFADRSNLRAHLQTHADVKKYQCSTCSRTFSRMSLLQKHSAAGCCPSTA encoded by the exons ATACTCTGCCAGACAGATACCCACTAGCAGAACTTCCAGCAGTCACCAGCAACTTCCCTGTAACTTGCTTGACCACTGGATTGGTTTGGGATGTCAGCTTGCTACCCTCCCTACACGATCCCACATCCCCATCCACCCTTTCCTCTAGCCAGGGCCCGCTGGACCTCAGCTCCCCGTCCAGCGTCAGCTGCAGCAGCAGTGGGGAGGAAGATGAGGGGCGCACCTCAGACCCACCGAGCCCCGATTCCTCAGACACCTACCACCCCCAACAGACCAGTAGGCCGAGGCGCAACAGCAAGAACAGAGCAGGACAGAGAGAGGACAAGAGCGAGGCCACCGTCCCAGCCACTCGACCGGCCTTCTTCTGCAAGCACTGTCCCAAAGAATACAACAGTCTTGGTGCCTTAAAAATGCACATCCGCTCACACACACTACCATGCGTCTGTCCCACCTGTGGAAAGGCATTCTCAAGACCCTGGCTGTTAAGAGGACACATTCGCACACATACAG GTGAACGTCCGTTCTCCTGCCCACACTGTAACCGTGCCTTCGCAGACCGTTCTAATCTGCGTGCGCACCTGCAGACCCACGCAGATGTGAAGAAATACCAGTGCAGCACCTGTTCTCGCACCTTCAGCCGCATGTCCTTGCTGCAGAAACACAGCGCAGCCGGCTGCTGTCCCTCCACAGCCTGA